A genomic stretch from Capricornis sumatraensis isolate serow.1 chromosome 4, serow.2, whole genome shotgun sequence includes:
- the LOC138078012 gene encoding olfactory receptor 6C76-like, whose product MYLEAIMENRTSVTVFILVGLTEDPKLKIVLFIFLLLTYLLSISGNLTIITLTLLDSHLKTPMYFFLRNFSFLEISYTTVCIPKLLASMATGDKTITYNCCAAQLFFAFLLGASEFYLLAAMSYDRYVAICKPLHYTTIMSNKICIQLVLSSWMAGFLIIFPGLILGLTLDFCNSNVIDHFYCDTVPLLQISCTDTHLIEMLSFILALMTLLITLVLVILSYTYIALTIIKIPSANQRKKAFSTCSSHMIVISLSYGSCIFMYVKPSTKQRISLVKGVAVLNTSVAPLLNPFIYTLRNQQVKQALKNLLQRLLSLFK is encoded by the exons ATGTATCTG GAGGCAATAATGGAAAACCGTACATCAGTGACTGTGTTTATCTTAGTAGGATTGACAGAGGACCCCAAATTGAAGATTGTGCTATTTATCTTCCTGCTTCTCACCTATTTGTTAAGCATCTCAGGCAACTTGACTATCATTACCCTCACTTTGCTTGATTCTCATCTCAAGACTCCTATGTACTTCTTTCTTCGAAATTTTTCCTTCTTAGAAATTTCCTATACAACAGTCTGTATTCCCAAATTGCTTGCTAGTATGGCAACTGGTGACAAAACCATTACCTATAACTGTTGTGCAGCTcagttattttttgctttccttcttgGTGCATCTGAATTTTATCTCCTGGCTGCCATGTCCTATGATCGTTATGTTGCCATCTGTAAACCCTTGCATTATACGACCATCATGAGCAACAAAATCTGTATCCAGCTGGTCCTTAGCTCTTGGATGGCTGGTTTCCTCATCATTTTTCCAGGACTCATTTTAGGCTTAACCTTGGATTTCTGTAACTCCAATGTCATTGATCATTTCTACTGTGACACTGTTCCTCTCCTGCAAATCTCCTGCACAGATACGCATTTGATTGAAATGCTGAGTTTCATCCTAGCCCTGATGACTCTACTCATCACTTTGGTATTAGTGATTCTATCATACACATATATTGCCCTGACAATAATAAAAATTCCTTCTGCCAACCAGAGAAAAAAGGCTTTTTCCACTTGTTCTTCTCACATGATTGTCATCTCCCTCTCATATGGCAGCTGCATCTTTATGTACGTGAAACCCTCAACCAAACAGAGGATCTCCTTAGTGAAGGGAGTCGCGGTTCTCAATACCTCTGTTGCCCCACTTTTGAACCCCTTTATTTATACTCTACGGAACCAGCAGGTGAAGCAAGCCCTTAAAAACTTGCTACAAAGACTTCTGTCTTTATTCAAGTAA